In the genome of Falsirhodobacter halotolerans, one region contains:
- a CDS encoding gamma-glutamylcyclotransferase: MTERLWVFGYGSLIWDPCFAVERQVPARLEGWRRSFCMASVHYRGTPERPGLVLALDRAAGAVCHGVAFLVARGTEAAALFALRERELVSDAYHEMRLPLADPAVTALTYVIDPDHVQYCLHDMDTQARMIAAAHGQRGPNRDYLFNTLRCLDDLGLPDDELRTLANRVREQP, translated from the coding sequence ATGACGGAACGGCTCTGGGTGTTCGGCTATGGCTCGCTGATCTGGGATCCGTGCTTTGCGGTGGAACGGCAGGTGCCCGCGCGGCTGGAGGGGTGGCGGCGCAGCTTCTGCATGGCCTCCGTGCATTATCGCGGCACGCCGGAACGCCCCGGCCTGGTGCTGGCGCTGGACCGGGCGGCGGGGGCCGTCTGCCACGGCGTGGCTTTTCTGGTGGCCCGGGGGACCGAGGCGGCGGCCCTGTTCGCGCTGCGCGAACGCGAACTGGTTTCGGACGCCTATCACGAAATGCGCCTGCCCCTGGCCGATCCCGCGGTGACCGCCCTGACCTATGTCATCGACCCGGATCATGTGCAGTATTGCCTTCACGATATGGACACGCAGGCGCGCATGATCGCCGCCGCCCACGGCCAGCGGGGACCCAACCGCGATTACCTGTTCAACACCCTGCGCTGTCTGGACGATCTGGGCCTGCCCGATGACGAACTTCGCACACTTGCCAATCGAGTGCGCGAACAGCCCTGA
- a CDS encoding DoxX family protein, translated as MENLSRYQPAALSLLRVAAGLLILSYGTMKVLHFPVGMQPPVGSMGWIAGCIELIGGALLTIGLFARPAAFVLSGLMACAYFIAHAPNGFFPALNGGSLAMILCFTFLYLSVAGPGPYSVDAKRA; from the coding sequence ATGGAAAACCTCTCCCGCTATCAGCCCGCAGCCCTGTCCCTTCTGCGCGTGGCCGCTGGCCTCCTGATCCTCAGCTATGGCACGATGAAGGTGCTGCATTTTCCGGTGGGGATGCAGCCGCCCGTGGGGTCGATGGGCTGGATTGCCGGGTGCATCGAACTGATCGGCGGGGCGCTTCTGACCATCGGGCTGTTCGCCCGCCCTGCCGCCTTCGTCCTGTCGGGCCTGATGGCCTGCGCCTATTTCATTGCCCATGCGCCGAACGGGTTTTTCCCCGCGCTGAACGGCGGGTCGCTGGCGATGATCCTGTGCTTCACGTTCCTGTATCTGTCCGTGGCCGGGCCGGGGCCGTATTCGGTGGATGCGAAACGCGCATGA
- a CDS encoding DUF2125 domain-containing protein yields the protein MRFLKWVIILCALFALYWVGGHHLFSNGLRDWLAAQERAGRMAQVQDLTTGGFPADFAADGKGVLISDPASGWGWMAEGAHVSVPAWWPFRVNAQVTGRQVIDTPTGQIDLLAEGMAGHVGLNATLAPVSGELTSGPIHAATAQGTLRADDLRIGSDRTEGRTHRLTADANGLAVEAGDIRLGDGRLHLIADVTLAEVVEGLADAVAVPVDALRIEAGELRLGDMAVQISGDLVSDGRGFAAGDLTLRMENWPAALKLAVDTGVLPAGQARTLEGGFRLMAGGGDALNVPLSLDGGMIRLGPLPLGPAPRFR from the coding sequence ATGCGGTTTCTGAAATGGGTCATCATCCTGTGTGCGCTGTTCGCGCTGTATTGGGTGGGGGGGCATCACCTGTTTTCAAACGGGCTGCGCGACTGGCTGGCGGCGCAGGAACGGGCGGGGCGCATGGCGCAGGTGCAGGATCTGACGACAGGGGGCTTTCCAGCGGACTTCGCGGCGGACGGGAAGGGAGTGCTGATCTCCGATCCCGCGTCGGGCTGGGGCTGGATGGCCGAAGGGGCGCATGTCTCGGTGCCCGCCTGGTGGCCGTTCCGCGTGAATGCCCAAGTGACGGGGCGGCAGGTGATCGACACGCCGACGGGGCAGATCGACCTTCTGGCCGAAGGGATGGCGGGCCATGTCGGCCTGAACGCCACGCTGGCACCCGTGTCGGGGGAACTGACCTCCGGCCCGATCCATGCGGCAACGGCCCAGGGGACGTTGCGGGCGGATGACCTGCGCATCGGCAGCGACCGGACCGAGGGACGCACCCACCGCCTGACCGCCGATGCGAACGGCTTGGCCGTGGAGGCGGGCGACATCCGTCTTGGCGACGGCCGCCTGCACCTGATCGCCGACGTGACGCTGGCCGAGGTGGTGGAGGGTCTGGCCGATGCCGTCGCCGTGCCGGTGGATGCCCTGCGGATCGAGGCGGGGGAACTTCGGCTGGGCGACATGGCCGTGCAGATCTCGGGCGATCTGGTGTCGGACGGGCGGGGCTTTGCCGCCGGCGACCTGACGCTGCGGATGGAGAATTGGCCCGCGGCCCTGAAACTGGCCGTCGATACCGGGGTGCTGCCCGCCGGTCAGGCCCGCACGCTGGAAGGGGGCTTTCGCCTGATGGCCGGGGGCGGCGACGCGCTGAACGTGCCGCTGTCGCTGGATGGGGGGATGATCCGCCTGGGCCCGCTGCCCCTCGGACCTGCCCCCCGCTTTCGATAG
- a CDS encoding peptidoglycan -binding protein, with the protein MALSRRGGRPRESQIWPGFVDAMTALLLVLMFVLTIFLVVQSVLRDTITSQGSELDSLSAEVATLSERLGMEQRRAQDLAGNLDAATAERDRQAELAATLTGRLDDATARVASFEDQVASLIVARDQAAQARDDAVGREEALNLALASARSEIDAQAEAARLAAARREAIEAMVAELRTDQATAQTALSEAEAARMVDAAAAEALRERLRNSEAELTAMSLNLEEQRKQAEETLTLLAGAQTEAAQAAARGDLVAVAEAALAAERTKSTEAERQTAALNQQVAALRAQLGALQQALNLQTATGDTQEARIDDLGNQLNVALARAAEEQRRRAEIEEAERIRLASEAEQLERYRSEFFGKLRDILADREGVRIVGDRFVFSSEVLFNVGAADLSDEGRRQIAEVATTLRDIAGEIPSNIDWILRVDGHTDDTPLSGTGQFRDNWELSQARALSVVRYMQDSLGFPADRLAPTGFAQYRPVAEGDSPEARAQNRRIELKLTER; encoded by the coding sequence ATGGCCCTGTCCCGTCGCGGCGGGCGGCCCCGCGAAAGCCAGATCTGGCCCGGTTTCGTGGATGCGATGACCGCGCTTTTGCTGGTGCTGATGTTCGTGCTGACGATCTTTCTGGTCGTGCAATCGGTGCTGCGCGACACCATTACCTCGCAAGGCTCCGAACTCGACAGCCTGAGCGCGGAGGTCGCGACCCTGTCCGAACGGCTGGGGATGGAGCAGCGTCGGGCGCAGGATCTGGCGGGCAATCTGGACGCGGCGACGGCGGAACGCGACCGGCAGGCCGAACTTGCCGCCACGCTGACCGGACGGCTGGACGACGCCACCGCCCGCGTCGCCAGTTTCGAGGATCAGGTGGCCTCGTTGATCGTGGCGCGCGATCAGGCGGCGCAGGCGCGCGACGACGCGGTCGGGCGGGAGGAGGCGCTGAACCTCGCCCTCGCCTCGGCCCGGTCCGAAATCGACGCGCAGGCCGAAGCCGCCCGTCTGGCCGCCGCCCGGCGCGAGGCGATCGAGGCGATGGTGGCGGAATTGCGGACCGATCAGGCCACGGCCCAGACCGCCCTGTCGGAGGCCGAAGCCGCCCGCATGGTGGACGCCGCCGCGGCCGAAGCCCTGCGCGAACGCCTGCGCAATTCCGAAGCCGAACTGACGGCGATGAGCCTGAACCTTGAGGAGCAGCGCAAGCAGGCCGAGGAGACGCTGACCCTGCTGGCCGGTGCCCAGACCGAGGCCGCGCAGGCCGCCGCGCGTGGCGATCTGGTGGCCGTGGCCGAAGCGGCGCTGGCCGCCGAACGCACGAAATCGACCGAGGCCGAACGCCAGACGGCGGCGCTGAACCAACAGGTCGCGGCCCTGCGCGCCCAGTTGGGGGCCTTGCAACAGGCGCTGAACCTGCAGACCGCCACCGGCGACACGCAAGAGGCGCGGATCGACGATCTGGGCAACCAGTTGAACGTCGCCCTGGCCCGCGCCGCCGAGGAACAGCGCCGCCGCGCCGAGATCGAGGAGGCCGAACGTATCCGCCTCGCCTCCGAGGCGGAGCAGCTGGAACGTTATCGGTCCGAATTCTTCGGCAAGCTGCGCGACATTCTGGCCGACCGCGAGGGCGTGCGGATCGTGGGCGACCGCTTCGTGTTTTCGTCCGAGGTGCTGTTCAACGTGGGCGCCGCGGACCTGTCCGACGAGGGCCGCCGCCAGATCGCCGAGGTGGCGACCACCCTGCGCGACATCGCGGGGGAGATTCCGTCCAATATCGACTGGATCCTGCGCGTGGACGGCCATACCGACGACACCCCCCTGTCCGGCACCGGCCAGTTCCGTGACAACTGGGAGCTGAGCCAGGCCCGCGCCCTGTCCGTCGTGCGCTACATGCAGGACAGTCTGGGCTTTCCCGCCGACCGTCTGGCCCCGACCGGGTTCGCCCAATACCGCCCCGTGGCGGAGGGCGATTCACCCGAGGCGCGGGCGCAGAACCGGCGGATCGAGTTGAAACTGACGGAACGCTAA
- a CDS encoding biopolymer transporter ExbB: MTDPKARPPVEKPLTALRPGPIVRPANVFTQPLRQLVVMALVIVMVGVGVALAWPHVWPLFVAKIWLNGFITLVFLIGVVLTFASVVRLMQSVTWIEAFVQRKGVQASPPGMLLPLANLLRMRTGNSRISASSSRTILDSVGARLDESREVSHYLGSLLIFLGLLGTFYGLATTVPALVETIRNLAPQDGASSSGVEVMSRLMTGLQNQLDGMGTAFSSSLLGLAGSLVVGLLALFASHSQTRFHQELEEWLSSITRLGFADGEEAGVAGVLDQMSVQMDELRELVAQGEAIRAASDDRTSELAQAIGGLLGRVEAQDQAHARLSEHQTAALSRIAEGQSRMADAMEVSAAKDAPHADAEYRARLRSIDTHLLRVLEEMAAGRQESVNELRADLAQLTQTLRLAAKGEI; encoded by the coding sequence ATGACCGATCCAAAGGCCCGCCCTCCCGTGGAAAAACCCCTGACCGCCCTCCGCCCCGGCCCGATCGTGCGGCCCGCCAACGTGTTCACCCAACCCCTGCGGCAGCTTGTGGTGATGGCGCTGGTCATCGTCATGGTCGGCGTCGGCGTGGCGCTGGCCTGGCCGCATGTCTGGCCGCTGTTCGTGGCCAAGATCTGGCTGAACGGCTTCATCACCCTGGTCTTCCTGATCGGGGTTGTGCTGACCTTCGCCAGCGTCGTGCGCCTGATGCAGTCGGTGACGTGGATCGAGGCGTTCGTGCAACGCAAGGGGGTGCAGGCCAGCCCTCCGGGGATGCTGCTGCCGCTGGCGAACCTTCTGCGGATGCGCACAGGAAACAGCCGCATCTCGGCCTCCTCCTCCCGCACGATCCTTGATTCGGTCGGCGCACGTCTGGATGAATCGCGGGAGGTGTCGCATTATCTGGGCAGCCTGCTGATCTTCCTCGGCCTCTTGGGCACCTTCTATGGCCTTGCGACCACTGTCCCCGCGCTGGTGGAAACGATCCGCAACCTGGCCCCGCAGGACGGCGCCTCCTCCAGCGGGGTGGAGGTGATGTCGCGGCTGATGACGGGCCTGCAGAACCAGCTGGACGGGATGGGAACGGCCTTCTCCTCCTCGCTTCTGGGACTGGCGGGGTCGCTGGTCGTGGGGCTTCTGGCGCTGTTCGCTTCGCATTCCCAGACGCGCTTTCATCAGGAGCTGGAGGAATGGCTGTCCTCCATCACCCGTCTTGGCTTTGCCGATGGAGAGGAGGCGGGCGTCGCCGGCGTTCTGGACCAGATGAGCGTGCAGATGGACGAATTGCGCGAACTGGTGGCGCAGGGCGAAGCGATCCGCGCCGCCTCCGACGACCGCACGAGCGAATTGGCGCAGGCCATCGGCGGTCTGCTGGGCCGGGTGGAAGCGCAGGATCAGGCCCATGCCCGCCTGTCCGAGCACCAGACCGCCGCCCTGTCGCGCATTGCCGAAGGGCAGTCGCGCATGGCCGACGCGATGGAGGTGTCCGCCGCCAAGGACGCCCCCCATGCCGACGCCGAATACCGCGCCCGCCTGCGGTCCATCGACACCCATCTTCTGCGCGTGTTGGAGGAGATGGCGGCCGGGCGACAGGAAAGCGTCAATGAACTGCGCGCCGATCTGGCGCAGTTGACGCAAACGCTTCGTCTGGCGGCGAAAGGGGAAATCTGA